In Labrus mixtus chromosome 3, fLabMix1.1, whole genome shotgun sequence, a single window of DNA contains:
- the LOC132966713 gene encoding potassium voltage-gated channel subfamily V member 2-like produces MASLNVKLQSCLKNRRSTINCLPKGVEDIKTFPFSQEKAVKAWTSLENLDSPGTKPASPKGEERQERQQVIIVNVGGKVFHIPKQHAAKYPQTRIGSLALCNDRAKLLTLCDDYSVRKNEFFFDRDPAFFHHVCHFYTSGVLWVIREMCPINFEEEIAYWGLSLKDTQLCCWMVFQEKVDDVKDNLKVDRELMAEIEVKYDDECFKEMVFGNVRKSLWNLVENPYSSIVAKAFTVVSNLLVLFSIFAMTLNTVEELHMYKINGKTYMEWVEILTIIFFTFEYVIRLVTNPNIVIFLKSGLNFVDMVAVMPYFFQIVFEVFSDQENMSAQEDLKTMARVSKLSQVLKVIKLMRIFRILKLARHSTGMRAFGFTLRQCYQQASCILLFIAMGIFTFSALLHSAERETEGTPISSIPHAWWWAAVSISTVGYGDVVPVTILGRFVAFGCISFGIILNGMPISFLFNKFSDYYSKLKAQEYNTILVQRRFYLKKRLRRKLDMCFRPAEEESTADSQCEFPHSESNDDN; encoded by the exons ATGGCATCACTGAATGTTAAACTGCAGAGTTGTTTGAAAAACCGTCGCTCGACTATCAACTGTCTGCCCAAGGGTGTAGAGGACATCAAAACATTCCCGTTTTCTCAGGAGAAAGCAGTCAAAGCTTGGACATCTCTGGAGAATCTTGACAGTCCGGGCACCAAACCAGCGAGCCCCAAAGGAGAGGAAAGACAGGAAAGGCAACAGGTCATCATTGTTAATGTTGGGGGGAAGGTGTTTCATATCCCCAAACAGCATGCTGCTAAGTATCCTCAGACTAGGATAGGCTCATTGGCCCTGTGCAATGACCGAGCAAAACTCCTAACGCTTTGTGACGACTACTCTGTACGCAAAAATGAATTCTTCTTCGATCGGGACCCTGCATTTTTCCACCATGTTTGCCATTTCTACACAAGCGGAGTTTTGTGGGTGATACGTGAAATGTGCCCCATCAACTTTGAGGAGGAGATCGCATACTGGGGCCTGAGCCTGAAGGACACCCAGCTTTGCTGCTGGATGGTGTTCCAGGAGAAGGTGGACGATGTGAAGGACAACCTTAAAGTGGACCGGGAGCTGATGGCTGAGATCGAGGTCAAGTACGATGACGAGTGTTTCAAAGAAATGGTCTTTGGGAATGTGCGAAAGTCGCTGtggaaccttgtggagaatccATACTCTTCAATTGTAGCTAAGGCTTTCACTGTAGTCTCCAACCTTCTTGTGCTGTTCTCCATCTTTGCAATGACCCTCAACACCGTGGAGGAACTTCACATGTATAAAATAAACGGCAAAACGTACATGGAATGGGTGGAGATCCTCACCATTATATTCTTCACCTTTGAATATGTCATTCGCCTTGTCACCAATCCGAACATTGTGATCTTTTTGAAGAGCGGACTCAACTTTGTGGACATGGTGGCTGTCATGCCGTATTTCTTCCAGATAGTCTTCGAAGTCTTTTCTGACCAGGAGAACATGAGCGCACAGGAGGACCTCAAGACCATGGCTCGGGTCAGCAAACTCAGCCAGGTCCTCAAAGTCATCAAGCTAATGAGGATCTTTAGGATTTTAAAGCTTGCTCGACATTCCACGGGCATGAGAGCGTTTGGCTTCACCCTGCGGCAGTGTTACCAGCAGGCCTCTTGTATTCTCCTTTTTATTGCCATGGGAATCTTCActttctctgctctccttcaTTCAGccgagagagagactgagggaACTCCTATCAGCAGTATCCCACATGCCTGGTGGTGGGCTGCA GTCAGCATCTCCACTGTGGGCTATGGGGATGTGGTTCCTGTAACTATCCTGGGCCGCTTTGTGGCCTTCGGCTGCATCTCATTCGGTATCATCCTCAACGGCATGCCGATCTCTTTCCTCTTCAACAAGTTCTCTGATTACTATTCCAAGCTAAAAGCCCAGGAGTACAACACCATATTAGTGCAGCGGCGCTTTTACCTGAAGAAGCGCCTCCGACGCAAATTGGACATGTGTTTTCGTCCCGCAGAGGAAGAAAGTACGGCTGACAGCCAGTGCGAGTTCCCACACAGTGAATCTAATGATGATAACTGA